One part of the Phragmites australis chromosome 3, lpPhrAust1.1, whole genome shotgun sequence genome encodes these proteins:
- the LOC133912501 gene encoding E3 ubiquitin-protein ligase JMJ24 isoform X1, producing MAAVPEELRCKRSDGKQWRCSAPSMPDKTVCEKHYVQAKKRSASSALRATLRRSSGAGSSAFPLPYAARLHAGGGADSDPDADPPAPVAMAIARPLYGRVAGETVYVAEPVPALARRVVYDGLPLGNAAGVRTAAELVGRGSERLPAGGVVGLTSCHQCRKVGNAIWCVSCDRRGYCADCISRWYSDIPVDDVQKVCPACRGICNCRVCLQGDNLIKARVQEISVVDKLRYLHSLLVYVLPVLKQIYSDQCFEIGVETRCSGPKTDILRAKVNSDEQMCCDFCKVPVFDYHRHCPKCLYDLCLDCCRDIRRSRANVARGEYTEGHAEDRSKDSFSKRARLDPYAGSVHDKSFSCPIDLNGIRSLFPTWRANNNGSITCGPHEAGGCGSSKLVLRRIFKINWIAKLVKSSEEMVNGCKVHDLEDGCLSCNDGRRLELTGQRNFGLSKCSSSDDIYGNHVYSPVLNDLKYEGIIHFRKHWVKGEPIVIRKSFEPSLSSSWDPLSIWRGIQEIMDEKMDEDVIVKAVDCSSQSEVDIELNEFIKGYSDGSKGEDGHLLMLKLKEWPLPGVLEEFLLCQRPEFIVNFPLVDFIHPRWGFLNLAAKLPPDALPPEAGMKLLVAYGSRQDLGKSDSVMNLRINMGDVVHMLMHTAEVHDPCPKMLQPERSERIANGTVNAHAPVRNLNLDMGIQAPEHTISKSHEKGHVSMLGSPEKFLDVKVCRDSEGSSADLPSSPHCEESKTNSLERSQAGALWDVFRRQDLPKLNEYLAAYRKELAASSQEVPSVMTHFLSMSKYSEISLSKVFQDTIFSMQVKHHIYDQVVYLNNYHKKKLKDQFGIEPWTFRQHVSEAVFIPAGCPFQVKNLQSTVQLALDFLSPESLPESVRMAQEIRCLPNGHAAKLKMLEIRKISLYAASSAVREIQRITLDPKFSLDIRFEDQNLTRVVSENLARVNTQKKVSCI from the exons atgGCGGCCGTGCCGGAGGAGCTCCGGTGCAAGCGCTCCGACGGCAAGCAGTGGCGCTGCAGCGCGCCCTCCATGCCCGACAAGACCGTCTGCGAGAAGCACTACGTCCAGGCCAAGAAGCGTTCCGCGTCCTCCGCGCTCCGCGCCACGCTCcggaggtcctccggcgccggctCCTCCGCCTTCCCCCTCCCCTACGCCGCCCGCCTccacgccggcggcggcgcggactCGGACCCCGACGCGGACCCGCCAGCGCCGGTGGCCATGGCGATCGCGAGGCCCCTGTACGGCAGGGTCGCCGGGGAAACGGTGTACGTGGCGGAGCCGGTGCCGGCGCTGGCGCGGAGGGTGGTGTACGACGGTTTGCCCCTAGGCAATGCTGCCGGGGTGCGCACCGCGGCG GAGCTGGTCGGGAGAGGCTCGGAGCGGCTGCCTGCCGGTGGTGTGGTGGGTTTGACAAGTTGCCACCAGTGCCGGAAGGTTGGGAATGCCATTTGGTGTGTCAGCTGCGACAGGAGAGGGTACTGCGCCGACTGCATATCGAGATG GTACTCTGACATTCCAGTAGATGATGTTCAAAAAGTTTGTCCAGCATGCCGTGGCATTTGTAATTGCAGAGTTTGCTTACAAGGAGACAACTTAATTAAG GCTAGGGTGCAGGAAATATCAGTTGTAGATAAGTTGAGATATCTTCATAGCCTTTTGGTGTATGTTCTTCCGGTACTAAAGCAGATTTATTCTGACCAATGCTTTGAAATAGGTGTTGAAACAAGATGTTCTG GACCAAAGACAGATATCCTCAGAGCGAAGGTAAATTCTGATGAGCAAATGTGCTG CGACTTTTGCAAAGTGCCGGTGTTTGATTATCACCGACACTGCCCAAAATGTTTGTATGATTTATGTCTTGACTGTTGTCGAGACATAAGGCGTTCTCGAGCCAATGTTGCAAGAGGAGAGTATACTGAAGGCCATGCAGAAGATAGAAGTAAAGATTCTTTTAGTAAAAGAGCAAGATTGGATCCATATGCAGGAAGTGTACATGATAAGTCATTCTCATGTCCAATAGATCTTAATGGCATTCGATCTTTATTCCCTACATGGAGAGCCAACAATAATGGCAGCATCACTTGTGGGCCCCATGAGGCTGGTGGTTGTGGATCCTCAAAGTTGGTATTAAGGCGAATATTCAAAATAAATTGGATCGCTAAGCTTGTAAAAAGTTCCGAAGAAATGGTCAATGGTTGCAAAGTACATGACCTGGAGGATGGATGTTTGTCCTGCAATGATGGCAGAAGATTGGAGTTAACTGGTCAGCGAAACTTTGGTCTCTCAAAGTGCTCGAGCAGTGATGATATTTATGGGAATCATGTGTACTCTCCTGTATTGAATGACTTAAAATATGAAGGTATAATTCATTTTCGTAAGCATTGGGTAAAGGGGGAGCCTATTGTGATCAGGAAATCATTTGAGCCTTCTCTGTCATCAAGCTGGGACCCGCTAAGTATTTGGAGAGGTATCCAGGAAATCATGGATGAAAAAATGGATGAAGATGTCATTGTCAAAGCTGTGGACTGCTCAAGCCAGTCAGAG GTGGATATTGAGCTCAACGAATTTATCAAAGGTTATTCAGATGGCAGCAAGGGGGAAGATGGCCACTTGTTGATGCTAAAGTTGAAAGAGTGGCCCCTGCCTGGTGTCTTAGAGGAGTTTCTGTTGTGCCAAAGACCAGAATTTATTGTCAATTTTCCGTTAGTTGATTTTATTCATCCTAGATGGGGTTTCCTAAATCTTGCTGCCAAATTACCCCCAGATGCCCTGCCGCCTGAAGCAGGGATGAAGCTGCTAGTTGCATATGGAAGTCGTCAAGATCTTGGTAAAAGTGATTCAGTGATGAATCTAAGGATTAACATGGGCGATGTG GTTCACATGTTAATGCATACAGCTGAAGTGCACGATCCATGTCCCAAGATGCTACAACCTGAGCGATCTGAAAGGATTGCTAATGGAACTGTAAATGCACATGCTCCTGTTCGAAATTTGAACCTGGATATGGGGATACAAGCACCTGAACATACAATTTCCAAGTCTCATGAGAAAGGGCATGTTTCAATGTTGGGATCGCCAGAGAAGTTCTTAGATGTTAAGGTTTGCAGAGATTCCGAAGGCTCTTCTGCTGACTTGCCTAGTTCACCACATTGCGAGGAGTCAAAAACTAACAGTTTAGAAAGATCTCAGGCTGGTGCTCTCTGGGATGTATTCCGCAGGCAGGATCTTCCAAAGCTGAATGAATATTTAGCTGCTTACCGGAAAGAGCTAGCAGCTAGTAGTCAAGAAGTGCCCTCTGTAATGACTCATTTCCTCTCTATGTCAAAATATTCTGAAATATCTTTGTCAAAGGTGTTTCAAGATACTATATTTTCAATGCAGGTTAAGCATCATATTTACGATCAAGTTGTATATCTCAACAATTATCACAAGAAGAAATTGAAGGACCAATTTG GAATTGAACCCTGGACATTCCGACAACATGTCAGTGAGGCTGTTTTTATTCCAGCTGGCTGTCCTTTCCAAGTGAAAAATCTCCAG TCTACGGTCCAATTGGCCCTTGATTTTTTGTCACCGGAGAGTTTGCCAGAGTCAGTCCGGATGGCCCAAGAAATCCGCTGCCTGCCAAATGGTCATGCTGCAAAACTGAAGATGCTTGAG ATCAGAAAGATCTCTTTATATGCAGCAAGTTCTGCTGTCAGAGAAATTCAGAGAATAACCCTGGATCCCAA GTTCAGTCTTGACATTAGATTTGAGGATCAAAATTTAACTCGGGTGGTTTCAGAGAATTTGGCTAGAGTAAATACACAAAAGAAGGTATCTTGCATTTGA
- the LOC133912501 gene encoding E3 ubiquitin-protein ligase JMJ24 isoform X2, whose protein sequence is MAAVPEELRCKRSDGKQWRCSAPSMPDKTVCEKHYVQAKKRSASSALRATLRRSSGAGSSAFPLPYAARLHAGGGADSDPDADPPAPVAMAIARPLYGRVAGETVYVAEPVPALARRVVYDGLPLGNAAGVRTAAELVGRGSERLPAGGVVGLTSCHQCRKVGNAIWCVSCDRRGYCADCISRWYSDIPVDDVQKVCPACRGICNCRVCLQGDNLIKARVQEISVVDKLRYLHSLLVYVLPVLKQIYSDQCFEIGVETRCSGPKTDILRAKVNSDEQMCCDFCKVPVFDYHRHCPKCLYDLCLDCCRDIRRSRANVARGEYTEGHAEDRSKDSFSKRARLDPYAGSVHDKSFSCPIDLNGIRSLFPTWRANNNGSITCGPHEAGGCGSSKLVLRRIFKINWIAKLVKSSEEMVNGCKVHDLEDGCLSCNDGRRLELTGQRNFGLSKCSSSDDIYGNHVYSPVLNDLKYEGIIHFRKHWVKGEPIVIRKSFEPSLSSSWDPLSIWRGIQEIMDEKMDEDVIVKAVDCSSQSEVDIELNEFIKGYSDGSKGEDGHLLMLKLKEWPLPGVLEEFLLCQRPEFIVNFPLVDFIHPRWGFLNLAAKLPPDALPPEAGMKLLVAYGSRQDLGKSDSVMNLRINMGDVVHMLMHTAEVHDPCPKMLQPERSERIANGTVNAHAPVRNLNLDMGIQAPEHTISKSHEKGHVSMLGSPEKFLDVKVCRDSEGSSADLPSSPHCEESKTNSLERSQAGALWDVFRRQDLPKLNEYLAAYRKELAASSQEVPSVKHHIYDQVVYLNNYHKKKLKDQFGIEPWTFRQHVSEAVFIPAGCPFQVKNLQSTVQLALDFLSPESLPESVRMAQEIRCLPNGHAAKLKMLEIRKISLYAASSAVREIQRITLDPKFSLDIRFEDQNLTRVVSENLARVNTQKKVSCI, encoded by the exons atgGCGGCCGTGCCGGAGGAGCTCCGGTGCAAGCGCTCCGACGGCAAGCAGTGGCGCTGCAGCGCGCCCTCCATGCCCGACAAGACCGTCTGCGAGAAGCACTACGTCCAGGCCAAGAAGCGTTCCGCGTCCTCCGCGCTCCGCGCCACGCTCcggaggtcctccggcgccggctCCTCCGCCTTCCCCCTCCCCTACGCCGCCCGCCTccacgccggcggcggcgcggactCGGACCCCGACGCGGACCCGCCAGCGCCGGTGGCCATGGCGATCGCGAGGCCCCTGTACGGCAGGGTCGCCGGGGAAACGGTGTACGTGGCGGAGCCGGTGCCGGCGCTGGCGCGGAGGGTGGTGTACGACGGTTTGCCCCTAGGCAATGCTGCCGGGGTGCGCACCGCGGCG GAGCTGGTCGGGAGAGGCTCGGAGCGGCTGCCTGCCGGTGGTGTGGTGGGTTTGACAAGTTGCCACCAGTGCCGGAAGGTTGGGAATGCCATTTGGTGTGTCAGCTGCGACAGGAGAGGGTACTGCGCCGACTGCATATCGAGATG GTACTCTGACATTCCAGTAGATGATGTTCAAAAAGTTTGTCCAGCATGCCGTGGCATTTGTAATTGCAGAGTTTGCTTACAAGGAGACAACTTAATTAAG GCTAGGGTGCAGGAAATATCAGTTGTAGATAAGTTGAGATATCTTCATAGCCTTTTGGTGTATGTTCTTCCGGTACTAAAGCAGATTTATTCTGACCAATGCTTTGAAATAGGTGTTGAAACAAGATGTTCTG GACCAAAGACAGATATCCTCAGAGCGAAGGTAAATTCTGATGAGCAAATGTGCTG CGACTTTTGCAAAGTGCCGGTGTTTGATTATCACCGACACTGCCCAAAATGTTTGTATGATTTATGTCTTGACTGTTGTCGAGACATAAGGCGTTCTCGAGCCAATGTTGCAAGAGGAGAGTATACTGAAGGCCATGCAGAAGATAGAAGTAAAGATTCTTTTAGTAAAAGAGCAAGATTGGATCCATATGCAGGAAGTGTACATGATAAGTCATTCTCATGTCCAATAGATCTTAATGGCATTCGATCTTTATTCCCTACATGGAGAGCCAACAATAATGGCAGCATCACTTGTGGGCCCCATGAGGCTGGTGGTTGTGGATCCTCAAAGTTGGTATTAAGGCGAATATTCAAAATAAATTGGATCGCTAAGCTTGTAAAAAGTTCCGAAGAAATGGTCAATGGTTGCAAAGTACATGACCTGGAGGATGGATGTTTGTCCTGCAATGATGGCAGAAGATTGGAGTTAACTGGTCAGCGAAACTTTGGTCTCTCAAAGTGCTCGAGCAGTGATGATATTTATGGGAATCATGTGTACTCTCCTGTATTGAATGACTTAAAATATGAAGGTATAATTCATTTTCGTAAGCATTGGGTAAAGGGGGAGCCTATTGTGATCAGGAAATCATTTGAGCCTTCTCTGTCATCAAGCTGGGACCCGCTAAGTATTTGGAGAGGTATCCAGGAAATCATGGATGAAAAAATGGATGAAGATGTCATTGTCAAAGCTGTGGACTGCTCAAGCCAGTCAGAG GTGGATATTGAGCTCAACGAATTTATCAAAGGTTATTCAGATGGCAGCAAGGGGGAAGATGGCCACTTGTTGATGCTAAAGTTGAAAGAGTGGCCCCTGCCTGGTGTCTTAGAGGAGTTTCTGTTGTGCCAAAGACCAGAATTTATTGTCAATTTTCCGTTAGTTGATTTTATTCATCCTAGATGGGGTTTCCTAAATCTTGCTGCCAAATTACCCCCAGATGCCCTGCCGCCTGAAGCAGGGATGAAGCTGCTAGTTGCATATGGAAGTCGTCAAGATCTTGGTAAAAGTGATTCAGTGATGAATCTAAGGATTAACATGGGCGATGTG GTTCACATGTTAATGCATACAGCTGAAGTGCACGATCCATGTCCCAAGATGCTACAACCTGAGCGATCTGAAAGGATTGCTAATGGAACTGTAAATGCACATGCTCCTGTTCGAAATTTGAACCTGGATATGGGGATACAAGCACCTGAACATACAATTTCCAAGTCTCATGAGAAAGGGCATGTTTCAATGTTGGGATCGCCAGAGAAGTTCTTAGATGTTAAGGTTTGCAGAGATTCCGAAGGCTCTTCTGCTGACTTGCCTAGTTCACCACATTGCGAGGAGTCAAAAACTAACAGTTTAGAAAGATCTCAGGCTGGTGCTCTCTGGGATGTATTCCGCAGGCAGGATCTTCCAAAGCTGAATGAATATTTAGCTGCTTACCGGAAAGAGCTAGCAGCTAGTAGTCAAGAAGTGCCCTCT GTTAAGCATCATATTTACGATCAAGTTGTATATCTCAACAATTATCACAAGAAGAAATTGAAGGACCAATTTG GAATTGAACCCTGGACATTCCGACAACATGTCAGTGAGGCTGTTTTTATTCCAGCTGGCTGTCCTTTCCAAGTGAAAAATCTCCAG TCTACGGTCCAATTGGCCCTTGATTTTTTGTCACCGGAGAGTTTGCCAGAGTCAGTCCGGATGGCCCAAGAAATCCGCTGCCTGCCAAATGGTCATGCTGCAAAACTGAAGATGCTTGAG ATCAGAAAGATCTCTTTATATGCAGCAAGTTCTGCTGTCAGAGAAATTCAGAGAATAACCCTGGATCCCAA GTTCAGTCTTGACATTAGATTTGAGGATCAAAATTTAACTCGGGTGGTTTCAGAGAATTTGGCTAGAGTAAATACACAAAAGAAGGTATCTTGCATTTGA